A genomic segment from Drosophila willistoni isolate 14030-0811.24 chromosome 2L unlocalized genomic scaffold, UCI_dwil_1.1 Seg168, whole genome shotgun sequence encodes:
- the LOC6640812 gene encoding uncharacterized protein LOC6640812: MLRKKIKESSKMNATEGQGLVIKMAQKNKETQTMKLGGGCGIATPHPNWFAAAPISPPVRGYGTLVSPFTLAPPPSPVSPLSPHHRHLGHTACQFYMDREEELYRQACQLKGIGLETGNETENENEVRTEEEDSLGSEEEPPSKVIYRYTLDEMKSYNPYRSLKS; the protein is encoded by the exons atGCTGcggaaaaaaattaaagaatcaTCGAAAATGAATGCCACCGAAGGACAAGGTCTCGTCATCAAAATGGCCCAAAAGAATAAAG AAACTCAAACGATGAAATTGGGCGGAGGCTGTGGCATTGCCACACCACATCCAAACTGGTTTGCAGCTGCTCCAATTTCACCCCCTGTGCGAGGATATGGCACACTGGTTTCACCCTTTACTCTGGCCCCGCCGCCATCGCCAGTTTCACCACTTTCGCCGCATCATCGTCATCTGGGACACACAGCATGCCAATTCTATATGGATCGCGAGGAGGAACTCTATCGTCAGGCCTGCCAGCTAAAGGGCATTGGCTTGGAGACTGGAAATGAGACTGAGAATGAGAATGAAGTTCGTACCGAAGAGGAGGATTCCCTTGGTTCTGAGGAAGAGCCACCATCGAAGGTTATCTATCGTTACACGTTGGACGAGATGAAAAGTTACAATCCATATCGTTCACTTAAATCTTAA
- the LOC6640811 gene encoding transient-receptor-potential-like protein, whose translation MGRKKKTPTGVSAGGANGNGNTTSNTSKTVGGCCVPLGLPQPLLLEEKKFLLAVERGDIPNVRRILQKALRQQHININCMDPLGRRALTLAIDNENLEMTELLVIMGVETKDALLHAINAEFVEAVEVLLQHEELTYKEGEPYSWQKVDINTAMFAPDITPLMLAAHKNNFEILRILLDRGAAVPVPHDIRCGCDECVRLTSNDSLRHSLSRVNIYRALCSTSLICLTSKDPILTAFQLSWDLRNLALTEQECKSEYMELRRQCQKFAVDLLDQTRTSNELAIILNYDPQISTYEPGDRMSLNRLVQAIAYKQKKFVAHANIQQLLSSIWYDGLPGFRRKSIVDKFICIAKVAVLFPLYCFIYMLAPNCRTGQLMRKPFMKFLIHASSYLFFLFILILVSQRADDDFIRLFGTSRMKAELDEQELRQRGQAPSKLELIVVLYVIGFMWEEIQEIFAVGMKSYLRNMWNFIDFLRNSLYVSVMCLRAFAYIQQATEIAHDPQMAYIPREKWHDFDPQLIAEGLFAAANVFSALKLVHLFSINPHLGPLQISLGRMVIDIVKFFFIYTLVLFAFACGLNQLLWYFAALEKSKCYVLPGGQADWGSHGDSCMKWRRFGNLFESSQSLFWASFGMVGLDDFELTGIKSYTRFWGLLMFGSYSVINVIVLLNLLIAMMSNSYAMIDEHSDTEWKFARTKLWMSYFEDSATLPPPFNVLPSVKWVIRVFRKSSKTIDRQRSKKRQEQEQYNKYDNIMRSLVWRYVAAMHRKFEDNPVTEDDINEVKSEINSMRYEMLEIFENSGLDVSSANKKEKNSRPRRIKVWERRLMRDFQVAPVQTSSCEQLSDVNGEGDMSEIKIESLPSKPPKETARERFQRVARLVLMQSTAHKWNVVIRGTMPNSQIGRCNTQKERKNLQHLGKAIEEAKRLIMLTPGCNSGRESPIRIEFEDEKTSTLLDLLNQISEEINDCERPRKRPIWRPPLKSVPARALAAQNARSHTAPELKLARKSSPAALMPTTKAPLPAPSSTSTSSAKISSAIGNTRARELPLCPSKLAATATAPISLRKTAPNAPAPASIMGNKQSHSSTPFSVELARNRGVSSANSNSFDIQVVDLDLEKTQHRERKNSTAKDDNISDISSVVSMSPKRPRH comes from the exons ATGGGtcgcaaaaagaaaactccAACGGGC GTATCGGCTGGTGGtgccaatggcaatggcaacaccACCTCGAACACCTCAAAAACTGTAGGCGGCTGCTGTGTACCGCTGGGATTACCGCAACCTTTGCTGCTCGAGGAGAAGAAATTCCTGTTGGCTGTCGAGCGTGGCGATATACCAAATGTACGCAG AATTTTACAGAAAGCCTTGCGACAGCAGCATATCAACATCAATTGCATGGACCCCTTGGGACGACGGGCCCTGACCCTGGCCATTGATAATGAGAATCTGGAAATGACCGAACTGCTGGTCATTATGGGCGTGGAGACAAAGGATGCTCTACTTCATGCAATCAATGCGG AATTTGTTGAGGCTGTGGAAGTTCTGCTCCAGCATGAGGAACTCACTTACAAGGAGGGCGAACCCTAT AGCTGGCAGAAAGTGGACATTAATACGGCAATGTTTGCCCCAGATATCACGCCTCTAATGCTTGCCGCCCACAAGAATAACTTTGAAATTCTGCGCATCCTTTTGGATCGAGGAGCTGCAGTGCCTGTGCCACATGATATACG TTGCGGCTGTGATGAATGTGTACGACTAACGAGCAATGATTCGCTACGGCACTCTCTTTCACGTGTGAATATTTATCGTGCCCTATGCAGTACTTCGTTAATATGTCTCACCTCAAAGGATCCCATATTGACGGCCTTTCAACTATCTTGGGATTTGAGGAATTTGGCTCTAACTGAACAGGAATGCAAATCCGAGTATATGGAATTACGACGACAATGTCAGAAATTTGCTGTGGATCTTTTAGATCAGACACGAACATCCAATGAGCTGGCCATCATATTGAATTATGATCCACAGATATCAACCTATGAGCCGGGAGATCGGATGAGTTTGAATCGTCTTGTTCAGGCCATTGCGTATAAGCAAAAGAAATTTGTTGCCCATGCCAATATACAGCAATTGTTGTCATCGATATGGTATGATGGCTTACCAGGTTTCCGTCGGAAAAGCATTGTGGACAAGTTTATTTGTATTGCCAAAGTTGCAGTGTTGTTTCCCCTCTACTGTTTCATCTACATGTTGGCTCCGAATTGCCGGACTGGCCAGCTTATGCGTAAACCGTTTATGAAATTCCTCATTCATGCCTCCTCCTACCTGTTCTTCTTGT TCATTCTCATCTTGGTCTCTCAGCGAGCAGACGATGACTTTATACGTCTCTTTGGTACAAGTCGCATGAAGGCCGAACTGGATGAACAGGAGCTACGGCAACGTGGCCAGGCACCCAGCAAATTGGAACTAATTGTTGTACTCTATGTGATTGGCTTCATGTGGGAGGAGATACAGGAGATATTTGCTGTTGGTATGAAAAGTTATTTGCGTAACATGTGGAATTTCATAGATTTCCTACGCAACAGTCTCTACGTTTCGGTTATGTGTCTACG AGCCTTTGCGTACATACAACAAGCCACTGAAATTGCCCATGATCCACAGATGGCCTATATACCACGTGAGAAATGGCATGACTTTGATCCACAATTGATTGCCGAGGGTCTGTTTGCTGCTGCCAATGTATTTTCCGCCTTAAAGTTGGTTCATCTGTTTAGCATTAATCCGCATTTGGGACcattacaaatttcattgggTCGCATGGTCATTGACATTGTGAAATTCTTTTTCATCTATACTCTGGTGCTATTTGCCTTTGCCTGTGGTCTAAATCAGTTACTTTGGTACTTTGCCGCTCTCGAGAAGAGCAAATGTTATGTCTTGCCTGGAGGACAGGCGGATTGGGGCTCTCACGGTGATTCCTGTATGAAATGGCGACGCTTTGGCAA CCTCTTCGAGTCATCGCAGTCGCTGTTTTGGGCCAGTTTCGGCATGGTGGGCTTAGATGACTTCGAGCTAACGGGCATCAAATCCTATACTCGCTTCTGGGGTCTACTCATGTTCGGTTCGTATAGCGTCATCAATGTGATTGTATTGCTGAATTTGCTCATTGCCATGATGTCCAATTCGTATGCCATGATTGAT GAGCACTCGGATACAGAGTGGAAATTTGCTCGTACTAAGCTATGGATGAGTTACTTTGAGGATAGTGCAACCTTGCCACCTCCATTCAATGTGTTGCCCTCGGTTAAGTGGGTAATTAGGGTATTTAGAAAGTCTAGCAAGACCATCGACAGACAACGTTCAAAG AAACGTCAAGAACAGGAGCAGTACAATAAATATGACAATATAATGCGCTCTTTGGTTTGGCGCTATGTCGCCGCCATGCATCGCAAATTTGAAGATAATCCGGTGACTGAAGATGACATTAATGAGGTGAAAAGTGAGATTAATAGCATGCGCTATGAGATGCTGGAAATATTTGAGAATAGTGGACTAGATGTATCGTCAGCAAACAAAAAGGAGAAGA ACTCTCGTCCACGTCGCATTAAAGTATGGGAAAGACGTCTAATGAGGGATTTCCAAGTGGCTCCCGTGCAGACAAGCAGCTGCGAGCAATTGTCGGATGTCAATGGCGAGGGGGATATGAGTGAGATTAAAATTGAATCGTTGCCCTCAAAGCCGCCCAAGGAGACGGCACGAGAGCGTTTCCAGCGTGTGGCACGGCTGGTTCTTATGCAATCAACTGCCCACAAGTGGAATGTAGTGATTCGAGGCACTATGCCCAATTCTCAGATAGGACGTTGCAATACCCAAAAAGAGCGCAAGAACTTACAACATTTGGGCAAAGCCATCGAAGAGGCCAAGAG GCTCATTATGTTAACCCCAGGCTGCAATTCGGGTCGTGAGTCACCCATTCGCATTGAGTTTGAGGATGAGAAGACGAGCACTTTGTTGGATTTGCTCAATCAAATTAGTGAGGAGATTAACGATTGTGAACGACCGAGAAAGAGGCCAATTTGGCGTCCCCCTTTAAAATCGGTGCCAGCCCGTGCCCTAGCGGCACAAAATGCACGCTCTCATACGGCACCAGAACTTAAACTGGCCAGAAAGAGTTCACCGGCTGCACTAATGCCCACTACCAAGGCACCACTACCAGCaccatcatcaacatcaacatcatcgGCTAAAATTTCATCAGCCATCGGCAATACTCGTGCACGTGAATTACCCTTATGCCCCAGTAAATTGGCCGCAACTGCCACGGCTCCAATTTCTCTACGGAAAACAGCGCCCAATGCTCCAGCTCCTGCGTCCATTATGGGCAATAAACAAAGCCATTCATCTACTCCCTTCTCCGTGGAATTGGCTCGCAATCGTGGCGTGTCCTCGGCCAATTCGAATTCCTTTGACATACAAGTTGTCGATCTGGATCTGGAGAAAACCCAGCATCGTGAGAGAAAGAACTCCACAGCCAAAGATGATAATATTTCTGATATTAGCTCCGTTGTGAGCATGAGTCCCAAGCGGCCAAGGCATTGA